One genomic window of Micropterus dolomieu isolate WLL.071019.BEF.003 ecotype Adirondacks linkage group LG06, ASM2129224v1, whole genome shotgun sequence includes the following:
- the crsp7 gene encoding mediator of RNA polymerase II transcription subunit 26, translating to MTTVSATPQQMRDRLLQAIDSQSNICNMVAVLEVISGLEKYPITKEALEETRLGKLINDVRKKTKDEDLAKRAKKLLRNWQKLIEPGPVVVTSVPGSTNGSSHPCRTDASSPDISVSGKGVPEVKIRNDVHNTYSPKAEKSSSRKRRAEHRDSGVHLPEKISKLSSYDNAVSPPPTNGIAGSPDVLPDQQVVLSPDRSRIEHLDNDKISRIPVNAVKPRPSSPGVAKLPSTSSMIKVAVMQQQARLDEGGGGGGYYQAKSPRALTTSPRSVKQDTLTKRSSAYAPKGTPIPSPSSRDSPLSLSQPVSSPAQASYADKLPHSSHRSSMHWASSSEVHSHCAPQDISATLESPSVSPSPSHPQHNSELHRLTSEGAMSVSDDTDGTTVPNSEHKRRKYRSRDYSVNLDGQKIEDTTKPVRLKERRLTFDPVTGQIKPLVHKEPSQTDEVPIPDPAESRQRTESTVQQPAAPAQKPVPVPMPAPAPAPGPSPNPFLQTNWKELSRNEIIQSYLNLQSNVLTSSGVQAPSAHFFMSEYLKREEQEIKESRKIHVLQSDNSVGALSGVSREVTDEDLDRIHTQHWPGVNGCFDTKGTWYDWTECISLDPHGDESKLNILPYVCLD from the exons ATGACAACGGTCTCAGCAACCCCGCAGCAGATGAGGGACCGGCTGCTGCAGGCCATCGACAGTCAGAGCAAT ATATGCAATATGGTGGCTGTATTGGAGGTAATTTCCGGTCTTGAAAAGTATCCAATCACCAAAGAAGCACTTGAG GAAACCCGACTAGGAAAATTGATCAATGATGTAAGGAAGAAGACCAAGGATGAAGACCTTGCCAAGCGTGCTAAGAAACTCTTAAGGAACTGGCAAAAGCTAATTGAACCTGGGCCAGTTGTGGTTACGAGTGTTCCTGGGTCTACCAATGGCAGTTCTCATCCCTGCAGGACAGATGCCTCTTCTCCTGATATTTCTGTGTCAGGGAAGGGTGTCCCTGAAGTCAAAATCAGAAACGATGTTCACAACACATACTCACCAAAAGCTGAGAAATCAAGCAGCCGCAAGCGCCGAGCAGAGCACAGAGACAGTGGAGTGCACTTACCCGAAAAAATTTCCAAGCTGTCTTCATATGATAACGCTGTTTCACCACCACCCACCAATGGGATCGCAGGCAGTCCTGATGTCCTGCCTGACCAGCAAGTAGTCCTGTCTCCTGACAGATCTCGGATAGAGCACCTTGATAATGATAAAATCAGCAGAATACCGGTTAATGCTGTCAAGCCTCGTCCCAGCTCCCCTGGAGTAGCCAAACTACCTAGCACTTCCTCTATGATCAAGGTTGCTGTGATGCAGCAACAGGCCAGATTGGATGAAGGGGGAGGTGGTGGGGGGTATTATCAAGCCAAAAGTCCACGTGCCCTCACCACGAGTCCAAGGAGCGTGAAGCAAGACACACTGACCAAGCGCTCTTCAGCATATGCACCGAAAGGAACACCTATCCCAAGTCCTTCCTCTAGGGACTCTCCCTTGTCTTTGTCCCAGCCTGTATCTTCCCCAGCCCAAGCATCCTATGCTGACAAGCTGCCACATTCTTCTCATAGGTCTTCAATGCACTGGGCCAGTTCGTCAGAAGTCCACTCTCATTGCGCACCGCAAGACATATCTGCAACACTGGAATCCCCATCAGTCTCCCCGTCACCTTCTCATCCCCAGCACAACTCAGAACTACACAGACTGACATCTGAGGGAGCCATGTCTGTGTCTGATGACACAGACGGGACAACAGTCCCAAACTCGGAGCATAAAAGGAGGAAGTATAGGTCAAGAGACTACTCTGTCAACCTAGATGGCCAGAAAATAGAGGACACGACCAAGCCTGTACGGTTAAAAGAACGCAGATTAACATTTGATCCTGTCACAGGTCAGATCAAACCTCTGGTACATAAAGAGCCTTCTCAAACAGATGAAGTCCCTATCCCTGACCCTGCTGAGTCTAGGCAGAGAACTGAAAGCACTGTACAGCAGCCCGCTGCCCCAGCCCAGAAACCTGTCCCTGTCCCTATGCCTGCCCCAGCACCTGCCCCGGGTCCTAGCCCCAACCCTTTTCTTCAAACAAACTGGAAGGAGCTGTCCAGAAATGAAATCATCCAGTCGTACTTGAACCTTCAGAGCAATGTGCTCACCTCTTCAGGGGTCCAGGCCCCTAGTGCACACTTTTTCATGTCAGAGTATCTGAAAAGGGAAGAACAGGAGATCAAGGAGTCACGGAAGATACATGTTCTGCAGTCAGACAACTCTGTAGGGGCTTTATCGGGCGTGAGCCGGGAGGTGACGGACGAGGACCTGGACAGgatacacacacagcactggCCGGGGGTGAACGGTTGTTTTGACACCAAGGGCACCTGGTATGATTGGACAGAGTGCATATCATTGGACCCTCATGGGGATGAAAGCAAATTGAACATCCTGCCATATGTCTGCCTAGACTGA